A single Streptomyces sannanensis DNA region contains:
- a CDS encoding DUF6286 domain-containing protein, producing MSEQEPESATQRVTTSETEQPRSTTAGTPEPGVASVGGPHVRRFWSARRVPAAIVALLAAAGTGLLLYDVVAVRAGRSAMSWRRSLADELATRPLDNGWMIGGAVLAMAVGLWLLFLAVTPGLRRLLPMQPPADARGADIRAGLDRSAAALVLRDRAMEVPGVQSARIGVGRRKVRARVQSHFRDLEEVRGDLEETLANAVLQLGLARPPALSVDVRRPKKG from the coding sequence GTGAGCGAACAGGAGCCGGAGTCGGCCACCCAGCGTGTGACGACCAGCGAAACCGAGCAGCCCCGTTCCACTACGGCAGGCACGCCCGAACCGGGCGTAGCGTCGGTCGGCGGGCCGCACGTGCGCCGGTTCTGGTCCGCACGGCGCGTGCCTGCCGCGATAGTGGCCCTGCTCGCCGCCGCGGGCACTGGCCTCCTCCTGTACGACGTGGTCGCTGTCCGAGCCGGCCGGTCCGCAATGAGCTGGCGGCGCAGTCTTGCCGACGAACTGGCGACGCGGCCCCTCGACAACGGCTGGATGATCGGCGGCGCTGTGCTGGCGATGGCCGTCGGCTTGTGGCTGCTGTTCCTCGCGGTGACCCCCGGGCTGCGTCGGTTGCTGCCGATGCAGCCCCCCGCCGATGCGCGGGGCGCCGACATCCGCGCTGGGCTCGACCGCTCCGCTGCCGCGCTCGTGCTACGCGACCGGGCCATGGAGGTACCGGGCGTCCAGTCGGCCCGGATCGGCGTGGGCCGCCGCAAGGTCAGGGCAAGGGTGCAGTCCCACTTCCGCGATCTCGAAGAGGTCCGGGGCGACCTGGAGGAGACACTGGCGAACGCCGTATTGCAACTTGGGCTCGCCCGGCCACCAGCCTTGTCCGTTGACGTCCGACGCCCGAAGAAGGGGTGA
- a CDS encoding cupredoxin domain-containing protein: MAAASAFAFSPATLTVKAGTKVTWSNTDPDAHTVTSKQGTGGPLRSGALTTNDTYSYTFTAPGTYPYYCTIHPFTTATVEVTP; encoded by the coding sequence GTGGCCGCGGCCTCGGCCTTTGCGTTCTCCCCGGCCACACTGACGGTCAAGGCGGGCACGAAGGTGACCTGGAGCAACACCGACCCCGACGCTCACACCGTCACCAGCAAGCAAGGAACGGGCGGGCCACTGCGGTCGGGAGCCCTCACCACCAACGACACCTACAGCTACACGTTCACCGCACCCGGCACCTACCCCTACTACTGCACCATCCACCCGTTCACGACCGCCACCGTGGAGGTGACCCCGTGA
- a CDS encoding gas vesicle protein — protein MTAPGPSSVVEPLPERQVALIDLLDRLLSGGVVLTGDVVLSIADIDLVRISLRALIVSISAQNPSPWAEATPSRGDHGG, from the coding sequence ATGACGGCGCCGGGCCCGTCGTCCGTGGTCGAGCCGCTGCCGGAGCGGCAGGTCGCGCTGATCGATCTGCTGGACCGCCTTCTCAGCGGTGGGGTCGTGCTCACTGGTGATGTGGTGCTTTCCATCGCCGACATCGACCTCGTGCGGATCTCGCTGCGTGCCCTGATCGTCTCCATCAGCGCGCAGAATCCCTCGCCGTGGGCTGAAGCGACGCCGTCGCGAGGCGACCATGGCGGCTGA
- a CDS encoding vanadium-dependent haloperoxidase, translated as MGGKQKTLAVLIGTTLAAALTGPAFGSTAATAAHSPTLLAATPGSGMSVVEWNRELITILSDPKAQPSTVHPTRSFALLQAAEYDAVASITRAEPAYLVSVSAPRGARSDAAANQAAHDVLVALYPAKRASVDRRLNSRLSAIPNGTGKQAGIRVGAAVARRLISLRSHDGSAARPPRFTPGTKAGDYRPTPPDFPTPVFTNWGSVKPFVLNSASQFRPAAPPAVSTAAYATALNEVKSLGSKTSTTRTADQTAAGKFWAAAPVWNVWNQVAQDLVTAENASLEKAVKVFARLDLSLADTAIAMYDAKYAYRVWRPVTAIRLGGTHYNPGIVGDPHWTPLLPTAPDPSYPGAHGALSQAAATTLAGFYGARHPLAVTSKGVTRTFTGFQDAATEAWLSRIWTGQHTSLDNGAGQQLGTQVADFVARRL; from the coding sequence ATGGGTGGAAAGCAGAAGACACTCGCCGTACTGATCGGAACCACGCTGGCAGCCGCACTCACCGGCCCGGCCTTCGGGTCCACCGCCGCCACCGCCGCTCACTCGCCGACCCTGCTCGCCGCCACCCCGGGGTCCGGGATGTCGGTCGTGGAGTGGAACCGCGAGCTCATCACCATCCTGAGCGATCCGAAGGCCCAACCCTCCACCGTCCATCCGACGCGCAGCTTCGCGCTCCTCCAGGCCGCCGAGTACGACGCGGTGGCATCGATCACCCGGGCCGAACCGGCCTACCTGGTCTCGGTGTCGGCGCCGCGAGGGGCCCGTTCCGATGCCGCGGCGAACCAGGCGGCCCACGATGTGCTGGTCGCGCTGTACCCGGCCAAGCGCGCAAGCGTGGACCGGCGGCTGAACAGCCGGCTGTCCGCGATTCCCAACGGCACCGGCAAGCAGGCGGGCATACGCGTGGGAGCCGCGGTCGCCCGCCGACTGATCAGCCTGCGGTCCCATGACGGATCCGCGGCCAGGCCGCCGCGGTTCACCCCCGGCACCAAGGCCGGTGACTACCGGCCCACGCCACCCGACTTCCCCACACCGGTGTTCACCAACTGGGGCTCGGTCAAACCGTTCGTGCTGAACAGCGCAAGCCAGTTCCGGCCGGCAGCGCCGCCGGCCGTGAGCACCGCCGCGTACGCCACCGCCTTGAACGAGGTCAAGAGCCTGGGGAGCAAGACCAGTACCACCCGCACCGCCGATCAGACCGCGGCCGGGAAGTTCTGGGCGGCAGCGCCCGTCTGGAACGTCTGGAACCAGGTCGCGCAGGACCTGGTCACCGCCGAGAACGCAAGCCTGGAGAAGGCAGTGAAAGTCTTCGCCAGGCTCGACCTGTCCCTCGCCGACACCGCGATCGCGATGTACGACGCCAAGTACGCCTACCGGGTATGGCGGCCCGTGACCGCCATACGGCTCGGTGGTACGCACTACAACCCGGGCATCGTCGGCGATCCCCACTGGACCCCCCTGCTGCCGACCGCCCCGGATCCGTCCTACCCCGGCGCTCACGGCGCCCTCAGCCAGGCGGCGGCAACGACGCTCGCCGGGTTCTACGGTGCGCGGCACCCTCTCGCGGTGACGTCGAAGGGCGTCACCCGAACCTTCACCGGCTTCCAGGACGCCGCCACCGAAGCGTGGCTCAGCCGAATCTGGACCGGCCAGCACACCTCCCTCGACAACGGCGCGGGCCAACAACTCGGCACACAGGTAGCCGATTTCGTGGCACGCCGCCTCTGA
- a CDS encoding gas vesicle protein produces the protein MTEPLANRLGSYPSRAVPPYGQGSSANLADILERVLDKGIVIAGDIRINLLDIELLTIKLRLIVASVDKAKEMGIDWWEHDPSLSSRSRDERSLAAENRQLRAEIDALRQGEAIPMHGDEPRDRRRQGRARDE, from the coding sequence GTGACTGAACCTCTGGCCAATAGGCTTGGCTCCTATCCTTCCAGAGCGGTGCCGCCGTATGGGCAGGGCTCCTCCGCCAATCTCGCCGACATCCTTGAGCGGGTGCTCGACAAGGGCATCGTGATCGCGGGCGACATTCGGATCAATCTGCTCGACATCGAGCTGTTGACCATCAAACTCCGCCTCATCGTCGCCTCGGTCGACAAGGCGAAGGAGATGGGCATCGACTGGTGGGAGCACGATCCCTCGCTGTCGTCACGGAGCAGGGATGAGCGGTCGCTCGCCGCGGAAAACCGGCAGCTGCGGGCCGAGATCGATGCGCTCCGACAGGGCGAGGCAATCCCCATGCATGGGGACGAGCCACGCGACCGCCGTCGGCAAGGACGTGCCCGCGATGAGTGA
- a CDS encoding gas vesicle protein K, translating into MAAEEAGGPVRRREEVAEAVARAFRLLPAAPRDLPPPGERSRSPARRISTDPDTVERDLLRLVLTLVELLRQLMERQALHRVDQGDLTDEQEERLGATLMILHSRMTDLCAQYGLTMEDLNLDLGPLGTLLPPSE; encoded by the coding sequence ATGGCGGCTGAGGAGGCAGGTGGACCGGTGCGCCGCCGCGAAGAGGTCGCGGAGGCCGTCGCGCGTGCCTTCCGGCTGCTGCCTGCCGCGCCTCGCGATCTGCCGCCGCCAGGCGAGCGCTCGCGCTCGCCTGCCCGCCGGATCAGCACCGATCCCGACACCGTCGAGCGGGACCTCCTCAGGCTGGTTCTCACTCTGGTCGAGCTGCTGCGTCAGCTCATGGAACGCCAGGCACTGCACCGGGTAGACCAGGGAGACCTCACTGACGAGCAGGAGGAACGCCTGGGGGCGACACTCATGATCCTCCACAGTCGCATGACCGACCTGTGCGCCCAGTACGGGCTGACCATGGAGGACCTCAACCTCGATCTCGGGCCCCTGGGCACGTTGCTTCCACCCTCCGAATGA
- a CDS encoding GvpL/GvpF family gas vesicle protein, producing the protein MGTSHATAVGKDVPAMSDLVTYVYAVARNADALAEPTAALKGVADAPVHLVAGTHDDALVFVASHVPAQDFQEDALKRHLEDLDWLEAVARAHHGVIEAVATRTTVLPMRLATVYLDDNRARDVLDGGRALFSERLARLAEHVEWGVKIYVEPSVTPDAPGPTPTADLTPGRAYLRHRRQQQSVRDSVYRAAQQAAERVEAAGRKHAADHARHRVQQGVLAGGAGENVVNDAYLVPRDRCEEFRAEVTHAADGVQGVRVEVTGPWAPYSFAMPPAGSSDAEEGACP; encoded by the coding sequence ATGGGGACGAGCCACGCGACCGCCGTCGGCAAGGACGTGCCCGCGATGAGTGACCTGGTCACCTACGTGTACGCCGTGGCACGCAACGCCGACGCGCTGGCGGAGCCCACGGCCGCGCTCAAAGGTGTCGCCGATGCCCCGGTCCATCTCGTGGCCGGCACCCATGACGACGCCTTGGTGTTCGTGGCCAGTCACGTGCCCGCGCAGGACTTCCAGGAGGATGCCCTCAAACGGCATCTCGAAGACCTGGATTGGCTGGAGGCGGTCGCCCGCGCTCACCACGGCGTCATTGAGGCCGTTGCCACGCGCACCACCGTGCTTCCCATGCGCCTGGCAACTGTGTACCTCGACGACAACAGAGCGCGGGACGTCCTGGATGGCGGGCGGGCCCTGTTCTCGGAGCGTTTGGCCCGTCTGGCCGAGCATGTCGAGTGGGGGGTCAAGATCTATGTCGAGCCGTCCGTGACCCCCGACGCTCCCGGTCCCACGCCGACAGCGGACCTCACCCCCGGGCGCGCCTATCTTCGTCACCGCAGGCAACAGCAGAGTGTCCGGGACAGCGTCTACCGGGCGGCCCAGCAAGCCGCCGAGCGGGTCGAGGCCGCGGGGCGCAAGCACGCCGCCGACCATGCCCGCCACCGGGTGCAGCAGGGTGTCCTCGCCGGCGGGGCGGGCGAGAACGTCGTCAACGACGCGTACCTCGTGCCCCGGGACCGTTGCGAGGAGTTCCGCGCCGAGGTGACGCATGCCGCTGACGGGGTGCAGGGGGTTCGCGTCGAGGTCACCGGCCCCTGGGCGCCGTACTCCTTCGCCATGCCGCCCGCAGGATCCAGCGATGCGGAAGAAGGTGCGTGCCCATGA
- a CDS encoding phosphodiester glycosidase family protein: protein MTSHSRYAFRSKRAAAVAAAATAVLSLVLVPTGHAAAADASLPLGDANLEETRSSQTLADGVTLTRIVRGTEPAQADQINTTTRGPWVVNVLTIDPHKTRGHLEATYGPDLAKTEKTTDLVRSSGALAGVNASFFTFTASAQYPGDPVGLGLYGGNLLSEPTRGRDEVDFVVDANSNRVLMGQLSWSGSVQNRQTEATLPLEYINHPPVVPGACAGLTDQTLCTLPGDVVQFTPEFAGATPSGAGVEVVLDRHGCVVRTSTTRGTELADGQTSLQATGRDAASLLQVAGQGCLKVTSTLVNEQGEELPARKGLFGVSGRFRLTADGQIVVKPGADNSRNPRTIAGTTRDGQIMLATIDGRMTTSVGTTMDETAAVAQALGMHDAVNLDGGGSSTMSVEGALVNQPSGKTERAVGDALVFMDTPYRGGKG, encoded by the coding sequence ATGACTTCCCACTCCCGATATGCTTTCCGGTCGAAGCGTGCCGCAGCGGTCGCGGCAGCTGCGACGGCCGTTTTGTCCCTCGTTCTCGTCCCGACCGGCCACGCCGCAGCCGCTGACGCATCCCTTCCGCTGGGCGATGCCAATCTGGAAGAGACTCGCAGCAGCCAGACCTTGGCCGACGGTGTGACACTGACCCGCATCGTCCGTGGGACCGAGCCCGCTCAGGCCGACCAGATCAACACCACGACGCGCGGCCCGTGGGTGGTCAACGTACTGACGATCGACCCCCACAAGACCCGTGGGCACCTGGAGGCCACCTACGGGCCGGACCTGGCCAAGACCGAGAAGACCACCGACCTCGTCCGCTCCTCCGGCGCCCTGGCCGGGGTCAACGCCTCCTTCTTCACCTTCACCGCCAGCGCGCAGTACCCCGGCGACCCGGTGGGCCTTGGCCTGTACGGCGGGAATCTCCTCAGCGAACCCACCCGCGGCCGCGACGAGGTCGACTTCGTCGTGGACGCCAACAGCAACCGGGTCCTGATGGGCCAGCTGAGCTGGTCCGGTAGCGTGCAGAACCGGCAGACCGAGGCCACGTTGCCGCTGGAGTACATCAACCACCCGCCGGTGGTTCCGGGCGCTTGCGCCGGCCTCACCGACCAGACCCTGTGCACCCTGCCCGGCGATGTGGTTCAGTTCACCCCCGAGTTCGCCGGCGCCACCCCGTCCGGAGCCGGCGTGGAGGTCGTCCTCGACCGGCACGGCTGCGTGGTGCGTACCTCGACGACTCGTGGCACGGAGCTGGCGGACGGCCAGACTTCCTTGCAGGCGACGGGCCGGGACGCGGCGTCCCTCCTGCAGGTCGCAGGACAGGGATGCCTCAAGGTGACCTCCACCCTGGTCAACGAGCAGGGTGAGGAACTTCCCGCGCGTAAGGGGCTGTTCGGTGTGAGCGGCCGCTTCCGGCTCACGGCGGACGGACAGATCGTGGTAAAGCCCGGTGCGGACAACTCGCGCAACCCCCGCACCATCGCCGGCACGACGCGAGACGGACAGATCATGCTCGCGACGATCGACGGTCGCATGACCACCAGCGTCGGCACCACCATGGACGAGACCGCTGCTGTCGCTCAGGCGCTGGGCATGCACGACGCGGTCAACCTCGACGGCGGCGGCTCCAGCACCATGTCGGTCGAGGGCGCACTGGTCAACCAGCCGAGCGGAAAGACCGAGCGGGCCGTCGGCGACGCCCTTGTCTTCATGGACACCCCATACCGCGGCGGCAAGGGCTGA
- a CDS encoding DUF6529 family protein → MTEHTHDSNDGGEQDLAHPANHRRLYGILWILLPVAVVVGLYWYGRVHTPNYETSLFGNRGTDAKRLKAQLGTALLGLALIQLLLALWMYGRLPALRAAPHGVHTTHRLIGLTAFLLSLPIARHCITAYGVQLTDTRVALHSLTGCFLYGAFVAKVIVVRHRRWPGWALPLAGGTLVTAIALIWYTAAFWNLNGAQAPGL, encoded by the coding sequence GTGACCGAGCACACACACGACTCCAACGACGGCGGCGAGCAGGACCTCGCTCACCCCGCCAACCACCGACGGCTCTACGGCATCCTGTGGATTCTCCTGCCCGTGGCGGTGGTGGTCGGCCTCTACTGGTACGGCCGCGTGCACACCCCTAACTACGAGACCAGCCTCTTCGGAAACCGCGGCACCGACGCAAAACGGCTGAAAGCCCAACTGGGCACCGCGCTGCTGGGCCTGGCGCTGATTCAGCTACTTCTCGCCCTGTGGATGTACGGCCGCCTGCCCGCACTGCGAGCCGCACCGCACGGGGTCCACACTACGCACCGCCTCATCGGCCTGACCGCCTTCCTCCTCTCCCTGCCCATCGCTCGGCACTGCATCACCGCCTACGGCGTCCAACTGACCGACACCCGCGTGGCACTGCATTCGCTCACCGGCTGCTTCCTCTACGGGGCCTTCGTCGCCAAGGTCATCGTGGTCCGGCATCGCCGCTGGCCCGGCTGGGCACTCCCCCTGGCTGGCGGTACCCTCGTCACCGCGATCGCCCTGATCTGGTACACCGCCGCCTTCTGGAACCTGAACGGCGCCCAGGCACCCGGCCTGTGA
- a CDS encoding serine hydrolase: MSYPRSIPHAKTSARRRGSRAGACAGVLLASVTTLFSLGALHAAPAVAASAPSEQTHATAGVHAAVQPQSQARVTAAVLSLDGGSRKPLLYGEDALYDTASIVKVDILAALLLQAQDAGRHLTAQERALAEPMIRNSDNAAANALWREIGRAPGLDAANKRLGLTSTKGGPGTKWGLTRTTASDQIRLLLSVFDSAATSKTGSPLNKESRAYIQTLMSRIASDQAWGVSAASGAEYALKNGWLQRTTSGLWDVNSVGRVTVDGHRYLVAVLSDGSASMSDGISLVERAARQAVTATART, from the coding sequence ATGTCCTACCCGCGTTCCATACCACATGCGAAGACCTCAGCCAGGCGCCGTGGCAGCCGCGCCGGCGCCTGCGCCGGTGTGCTCCTGGCCTCGGTGACGACCCTCTTCTCCCTCGGTGCGCTGCACGCGGCACCCGCGGTCGCCGCGTCCGCGCCGTCGGAGCAGACCCATGCCACGGCCGGCGTCCACGCCGCGGTGCAGCCCCAGAGCCAGGCGCGCGTGACAGCGGCGGTGCTCAGCCTCGACGGCGGGAGCCGGAAGCCCTTGCTGTACGGCGAGGACGCCCTGTACGACACCGCCAGCATCGTCAAGGTCGACATTCTCGCGGCGCTTCTGCTGCAGGCTCAGGACGCGGGCCGGCATCTCACCGCCCAGGAACGCGCGCTGGCCGAACCGATGATCCGGAACAGTGACAACGCGGCGGCGAACGCCCTGTGGCGCGAGATCGGCCGGGCACCGGGCCTGGACGCGGCCAACAAGCGCCTGGGACTGACCTCGACCAAGGGCGGCCCCGGCACGAAGTGGGGGCTGACGCGGACGACGGCGAGTGACCAGATCAGGCTCCTGCTCTCCGTGTTCGACAGCGCTGCGACGTCGAAGACCGGCTCCCCTCTGAACAAGGAATCCCGGGCCTACATCCAGACCCTGATGAGCCGTATCGCGAGCGACCAGGCGTGGGGTGTCTCGGCGGCCTCCGGCGCCGAGTACGCGTTGAAGAACGGCTGGCTGCAGCGCACCACCTCCGGGCTCTGGGACGTCAACAGCGTCGGCCGGGTCACGGTGGACGGACACCGCTACCTCGTCGCCGTGCTGTCGGACGGCAGCGCGTCGATGAGCGACGGCATCTCACTGGTGGAGCGGGCGGCCCGGCAGGCCGTGACCGCGACCGCCCGGACCTGA
- the amaP gene encoding alkaline shock response membrane anchor protein AmaP gives MYRTVNRALLGLIGAGLLALGAAVLLGGLDLQRRWGFEVPSWWPFRGPDDVVLGDEGRTRFRDDWWWWPVVIAILVVLLILLLWWLLAQLRRHRVATVLVDSGDGEGARVQGRALESVLTADAEAVDGIAQAHVRLTGRPTAPLARVGLQLEAHAAPANALEQLSRETLRHARESAGLGSLRAMAQLRAVRHRARRVT, from the coding sequence ATGTACAGAACGGTCAACCGGGCTCTGCTGGGGCTGATCGGGGCCGGCCTGCTTGCGCTGGGCGCTGCGGTGTTGCTCGGCGGACTCGACCTCCAGCGACGGTGGGGCTTCGAAGTGCCGAGCTGGTGGCCTTTCCGGGGGCCCGACGATGTGGTGCTCGGGGATGAGGGGCGGACTCGGTTCCGGGACGACTGGTGGTGGTGGCCCGTCGTCATAGCCATCCTTGTCGTGCTGCTGATCCTCCTGTTGTGGTGGCTGCTGGCCCAACTGCGCAGACACCGCGTTGCTACGGTCCTCGTCGACAGCGGCGACGGGGAAGGAGCACGAGTACAGGGAAGGGCACTGGAGTCCGTCCTGACTGCCGACGCAGAAGCCGTGGACGGCATCGCGCAGGCACACGTACGGCTGACGGGCCGACCCACGGCTCCTCTGGCGCGAGTAGGTCTACAGCTCGAAGCGCATGCTGCACCGGCGAACGCCTTGGAGCAGCTGAGCCGGGAGACGCTGCGCCACGCCCGAGAATCCGCCGGCTTGGGCAGTCTCCGGGCCATGGCCCAACTCCGCGCGGTCCGTCACCGGGCCCGCCGGGTGACATGA
- a CDS encoding STAS domain-containing protein, whose protein sequence is MPPAPERVRPASLPQGADSVRAIASVTPFAGGVAVGVGGEIDLDSAEYLRQVLIRAMAACGDGDRIALDLSAVTFCDCSGLDVLLWARRRTRRKHRSMTITAASRQVIRLLELTGSTRLLSEGAT, encoded by the coding sequence ATGCCTCCCGCCCCAGAGCGTGTCCGGCCCGCGTCCCTGCCACAGGGGGCGGACAGCGTCCGCGCGATTGCGTCCGTGACGCCCTTCGCGGGCGGCGTGGCCGTCGGTGTCGGCGGTGAGATCGACCTGGACAGCGCCGAGTACCTGCGGCAGGTGCTCATAAGGGCCATGGCTGCCTGTGGGGACGGGGACAGGATCGCCCTCGATCTGTCCGCAGTCACCTTCTGCGACTGCTCCGGGCTGGACGTGCTCCTGTGGGCCCGCCGCCGAACCCGGCGCAAGCACCGTTCCATGACCATCACTGCGGCCAGCCGGCAGGTGATACGCCTGCTGGAACTGACCGGGAGCACCCGTCTTCTTTCCGAAGGCGCGACATGA
- a CDS encoding helix-turn-helix domain-containing protein, whose product MGEVAGHRSEWTFLTSHARVLLAISRDSGVRLRDVALTCGLTERTVQAIVADLEEAGYITRSRAGRRNRYSIVPGSLFRHPAEAGHEIAGLLELLAEPHGAAKGSR is encoded by the coding sequence ATGGGAGAAGTCGCCGGTCATCGCTCAGAGTGGACGTTCCTCACCAGCCACGCCCGCGTCCTGCTCGCGATCTCCCGCGACTCGGGCGTACGGCTCCGCGACGTCGCCCTCACCTGCGGCCTGACGGAACGCACCGTGCAGGCGATCGTCGCCGACCTCGAAGAGGCCGGATACATCACCCGCTCCCGCGCCGGCCGCCGCAACCGCTACTCCATCGTCCCCGGCTCTCTCTTCCGCCACCCCGCCGAAGCCGGCCACGAGATCGCGGGCCTCCTCGAACTCCTCGCCGAGCCGCACGGCGCCGCGAAAGGCAGCCGCTGA
- a CDS encoding Asp23/Gls24 family envelope stress response protein, translating to MTDTGQHNRPEPSGTESARETARKDVVAGRGVEPGARGRTTIAEGVVEKIAGMAARDVAGVHAMGSGISRAFGAARERIPGTAKSVSRGVKVEVGETQTAIDLEIVVDYGVSIRDLAGAVRENVISAVEWMTGLEVVEVNIAVSDVKLPDEEEEEEEQPRLR from the coding sequence ATGACCGATACGGGACAGCACAACCGGCCCGAGCCATCCGGCACTGAGTCCGCGAGGGAAACCGCGAGGAAGGATGTCGTGGCGGGGCGCGGCGTCGAGCCCGGCGCGCGGGGCCGGACCACCATCGCCGAAGGTGTGGTCGAGAAGATCGCCGGGATGGCGGCCCGAGACGTGGCCGGTGTCCATGCGATGGGCAGCGGAATCTCCCGGGCATTCGGGGCTGCGCGTGAACGCATACCCGGCACCGCCAAGTCCGTCTCGCGCGGGGTCAAGGTCGAAGTCGGCGAGACACAGACGGCCATCGATCTGGAGATCGTTGTCGACTATGGCGTCTCCATCAGGGACTTGGCGGGCGCCGTGCGGGAGAACGTGATCTCCGCAGTCGAGTGGATGACGGGCCTGGAAGTCGTCGAAGTCAACATCGCGGTCAGCGACGTGAAGCTTCCCGACGAAGAGGAAGAAGAGGAAGAGCAGCCGCGGCTGCGATAG
- a CDS encoding CsbD family protein, with the protein MSANKKIKAKAEQVKGKTKEGVGRALGNEEMTIKGHAEKSKGDLREAKEKAKGSARKVKDALEP; encoded by the coding sequence ATGAGTGCGAACAAAAAGATTAAGGCCAAGGCAGAGCAGGTCAAAGGGAAGACCAAGGAAGGTGTAGGGCGCGCCCTTGGAAATGAAGAGATGACGATCAAGGGGCACGCCGAGAAATCCAAGGGAGATCTGCGCGAGGCCAAGGAGAAGGCGAAGGGCAGTGCACGCAAGGTGAAGGACGCTCTTGAGCCGTAG
- a CDS encoding transposase domain-containing protein, protein MSGRGGVDLVLELTGRAERRHRLLPARAVVCFVLALCLFSSSDSAGLPGYRVVLRTLTEKLRHLPGGIVQRLPTSSALTRARQRLGDKPFQALFERRCGTRATPTTPGA, encoded by the coding sequence GTGTCCGGGCGGGGCGGTGTCGACCTTGTACTGGAGTTGACCGGGAGGGCCGAACGACGCCACAGGCTTCTGCCGGCCCGCGCGGTGGTCTGCTTCGTCCTGGCTCTGTGCTTGTTCAGCAGCTCCGACAGCGCCGGGCTGCCGGGATACCGGGTGGTCCTGCGGACCCTCACCGAGAAATTGCGGCACCTGCCGGGCGGGATCGTCCAGCGCCTGCCCACCAGTTCGGCCCTCACCAGAGCCCGCCAGCGCCTGGGAGACAAGCCGTTCCAGGCGCTCTTCGAACGCCGGTGCGGCACCCGGGCGACACCCACGACCCCGGGAGCGTGA